One Argentina anserina chromosome 6, drPotAnse1.1, whole genome shotgun sequence genomic window, GACACATCACATCATTAATTTAGATtaagaaaacagaaaaaaaaagtcttatTACAATCACATCgttttactttttaattttcttatattaatttcttttgaattgttaTGTAATATAATGAATTTGAACTTTAATTTAACTTGACATTATTATATgtattatatatttcttttatgcattaataaatatattaaattatataaaaattgattTGTCTACGCCGTGTCGAAatctatatttttaaaatttaccGTGTCGCATCATGTCGGTGTCACGGTATCGGTGTTGGTGTGTTACATAAATTattatctttctttttttagaaAACATAGATTATTATCTAGTCACTGGTAATGTgtcattttcatttctttacgAAGCGATTGAAGGGTAGGTACCATCATCATTATCTATTAACTAGCCATGTGCCCAGATGGCAAGAAAAATCAAAGTCATTGTTAATTCTACACCATCTTTAGAATAGCCAAATGCATTAACAATACCAAATCTGAGTCTGAGACAGAACAAGTCAATTTCATGATTGCCTTTCTTCTCAACTTCAAATTTCCCTGTTTAATGTTGATTGTTGAACAAAGAAGATTAATTAGGTGTCACAATGTTGAAGATTTCGTCAAGAACTTGCATACGTTTTAACATAATGTGTCAAGACATTATGCGCGAAAGTGACATGGACCGGTTTATGTGCCATAGAAAAAGAGTCCGAAAACTCTATAGATGAACTTTTTGCTGTAAGATTGGGGGAGCCAACACAAGAACATTGACTATGCATACAAGACCTCTAAATAACAATTGGTTGGTAATCCATCCCAAGCTAAGCTTGtcaaaaatggaaaaaaaatgattagtACTATGGGATCTATTTTGGGCATAACTAGGTCTTGTACCATGTGAGTCTTGACGTTAAGCTTCAATGTGAACGATGAAGGTTGCTGACTCCATCATCTTCCATTTTTATCTGCAACTAGTTTTATTAAGAAAATGATACATTCAAGCCAAGCTCCTCCTTTGTAAATATTCTGAAGTCTATGTCTACTTGGCTACCAAATTTGACCGACACTTCtgtaaaagagaaaataagaaagaTTTGTGCTGTATGTTCAATTGTTCATACCCAATAACCGTGTAAACTCTCCCTCACCATTTTCATTGGAgtatttttcaccaacagtccctcaattatggtgtacctaccaatgtgatacctcaactcttaatcgtaccaatgtgatacccagactctagtattgctatcattgaagtacttccgtcagttttttttcaacttctccgtcatcttggtgacgtggcaagtacgtgaggcccacaaagagggttaaaagacaaaattaaccccatctgagagaaacaatatttttccggccctttaccttgagaaagacacccaacaattccaattttggcgccaattttccctccatactccttaatttgtgtctcttatctaaactaaagaactaccgccaaccagtcgaccacaatctgataaaagctagatcaatctcattttctatttttaccctaccacttgttaaactaacagaataaatatagaaatttatatggaacatctcatttccacaatctcataagaatatagaaacacataacttaacgaaattcaaatacatgtgttaagtaccattagttgccaccttttatgttgatctgccatgatttttgcttgtaagaactaatggtacttaaacatgtagttgaatttcgttaaattatgtgtttctatattcttatgagattgtggaaatgagatgttccatataaaattctatatttattctgttagtttaacaagtgctagggtaaaaatagaaaatgagattgatctaggttttatcagattgtggtcgactagttggcggtagttctttagtttagataagagacacaaattaaggagtagggagggaaaattagcgccaaaattggaattgttgggtgtctttctcaaagtAAAGGGCCGAAAAAATATTGTTtctctcagatggggttaattttgtcttttaaccctctttgtgggcctcacgtacttgccacgtcacaaagatgacggagaagttgaaaaaaaactgacggaagtacttcaatgatagcaatactagagtctgggtatcacattggtacgattaagagttgaggtatcacattagtAGGTACACCataattgagggactgttggtgaaaaatacTCTTTTCATTGACTATCTAATCACTACCAAGAATCTGCACATATATTAATATTTCTTGGTACATAATCCAGAAGAACCTGCTTATCTGAACTGAACACTTTTAATGTTCTATGATATAAAGCTATGGGGTCTGCTTGGATCATAATCCACATAGATTCTTTGCCGATTCTTTCTAATGAATGAGAAGAATAATGAAATTTACCGCCCTAATTAATAGTCATAGGGTGCAAAGTTGGGGAATGttccttttgattttgattgctCAAAATTATAACTTGATTTACGTGTTTATGTATTAGATGATATAATATATTTCGGTGTAAAGTTATGAGTATTATAACGTACGTTATAATGTTATATTATGAAATTAATAGTCGTATTTGTAGCTCTGTAAGTAGTCTTCAATCCTATGAGTTTTTCTCTTTGAATTTTTAAGTTAGAGTTGACCAGGATATCCTATTCCAAGTTCCAAACATTAGCATGCCAGCAAATTATGAACGTTGAATGTGATGATATAGGAAAGACAGATGAAGATGGCTATGCTATGCATACAAGGTCAAGTGGCTGCTCTGGAAAATCTAGTATTGCCAAAACTTCCAGAATTTGGCAACATCTTAAAATTTGTTAAACAAGAGGGTTGAAATTACCTTGAAGTTGACAAGGATTTATGAAGATGGTTTTGAATTATCTTCACCTTAAAGGTGAAACTGTGAAAGTCTTACAAGTCAACCCCCTGCAAAACGAAGAACAGTAGAACACTGATGAGTTGGTGAAGAACTTCATTACTCTATTCTCATAGAAATGCCAAACCCAAATGatggaaattaaaaatgacAAGCAGGGACTAGTTTCCCAAGAGTCCTTTTCtaagaaaaacaaaggaaaATACCAAGTGAAAATCTCACTTCCTCAAACTCTTCCCAGTTCCCAAGTCCCCATAAATACCCACCCTTCTCCTCACATTCCATAACTTTAGTTCTTGGAGTGAATTCCAAAACAACAGAACTTTAGTTCAgttaaaaaaaagacaaagatGCTTCACTTCAAGTTTCATCACTCTCCTCCTCTCAGCTTGATCAGAACCCCAGTTGGAGCTCGCCTGAGCTCAGCTGTTGCAGTCAATGGCAGACCACTGTTGCTTACTGGGTCCTTGTCTGTGACCAATGTCAAGAGACGATCTTGGCCGTTGACGGTGTCAGCTACCAGGTCTTCCCAGAGCACCACCACCATTGATCCTCAGAGTGCTGCCAACAATATCAAAGGCACTGTGgttttgatgaagaagaatcTTCTGGAGCTCAACGACCTCAAAGCGTCTTTCATCGACCGTGTTCATGAGCTTCTGGGGAAAGCTGTATCTCTCCGGCTCGTCAGTGCTGTCAACACTGACCCTGGTGAGAATACTATTCTCTGCTATCGATTTCTGCTCATTCACTATTTCAATGATTTCTGGAGTTTTATCACCTTTTATGAATTGGTTTGAATTTCTTATGTTTTTGTAGCAAATGGGAATCGAGGAAGAGTTGGGAAGGCAGCTTATTTAGAGAATTGGATCACCAAATTTACCCCATTGACAGCTGCAGAGTGTGCATTTGAGGTTAATTTTGATTGGGATGAGAAACTTGGAGTCCCAGGAGCTTTCATCATAAAAAATGAACATGGCAGTGAGTTTTACTTGAAGTCTGTCACACTCGAAAACGTTCCGGGAGAAGGCAAACTCCACTTTGATTGCAACTCATGGGTGTACCCTGCTAAGAAGTACAAGAAAGACCGCGTTTTCTTCACTAACAAGGTAACATTTTCGAGTTTTTAGCACGGCAGAACCAATGTAAATCTGTGTTCCAGTTTGTTAATAGGTTGAGCTTTGCATATGTGCAGACTTATCTTTCGAGTGAGACGCCGGTTGGACTAAAGAAGCTTAGAGAAGAAGAGCTGGTTACCTTGAGAGGTGATGATGTTAAAAAGGGAGAGCTCAAGGAATGGGACAGGATTTATGACTATGCATATTACAATGACTTGGGGAGTCCAGACAAGGGTGAAAAGTATGCCCGCCCAATTCTTGGAGGGTCTGACGAGTTCCCTTATCCTCGAAGAGGAAGAACTGGAAGAGCAGCAACCAAGAAAGGTCAGTCACCTGAAGTTGGTATTTGACTATATGagatttttgtgcttaataGTACTACTGAAGCTTGGTATTGTAGTCACTGAAACTTTTGTGCTTTTTTCATATCATAGATCCCAAGAGTGAGAGCCCTATGCCTCTTATTGAGagcatatttatatatgtccCAAGAGACGAAAAATTTGGTCACTTGAAGATGTCAGACTTGATTGCATATGCCCTGAAATCGATATCGCAGATCCTTAAACCTGATGAGCTAGCTACTCTACTTGGCCATCAAAAAGAGTTTAGCAGCTTGGATGATGTACTTAAACTGTACGAAGGAGGAGTAGAGTTGCCAGAGGGTTTGTTAAAGTTTGTTAGGAGTACTACCCCTGCAGAAACGGTCAAGGAACTTTTTCGGACTGATGGTGAACGGTTGCTGAAGTTCCCTGTGCCTCAAGTGATCAAAGGTGTGTACTTAAAACATATAATGCAGCCACTTTATAATCTTGGCATCATTTTAAGAAGTAAGAACAATGCTTTGATCATTTTACCTGACTATGGTATTCTAATACTTGAATAGAGGATAAGACAGCATGGAGAACTGATGAGGAGTTTGCAAGAGAAATGTTGGCTGGATTAAATCCTGTCAGCATACGTCGTCTCCAGGTAATTTGAAGCTTTCATTACCTATTGTCTACGTTTTTCTCAACAGTAAAGTACATAATCATTGTCGTTCAtacttaattataatttttccaAAATGTACTACAGGAATTTCCACCAGCTAGCAAGCTAGACCCAAATGTATATGGAGATCAAACGAGTAAAATAACCAAAGAACACATAGCAGATAAATTAGATGGACTCAGCATAGATGAGGTAATACAATTTGCTTACTTCCTTTCACTATTGAGCTTGAAGCAACTAGTCCCAAAGTTACTGAAATGTATTTACTTACACAGGCAATCAACAAGAACAAGCTATTCATACTAGACCACCATGATTCATTGATGCCTTACCTGGAGCGTATAAATTCAACTTCTGTGAAAGGTTATGCAAGCAGGACACTCCTTTTCTTAAAAAATGATGGGACTTTGAAGCCAGTAGCTATCGAACTGAGCTTGCCGAACACTGGAGGAGTCGGTTGCACTAGCGAAGTCTACACTCCATCTAGCCAAGGTGTTGAGAGTCACATCTGGCAGCTCGCGAAAGCTTATGTGGCTATAAATGACTCGGGCTATCATCAGCTCGTCAGCCACTGGTATAACCCTATCAAGCAAAGCCTAGAAGTGTTAGATCATTAACTTCTTGTTCCTAAATTTTGAATGTTTTCGAGTTTTATTGCAGGTTAAGAACTCATGCAGTGACTGAGCCGGTTATTATAGCAACAAACAGGCAGTTGAGCGTGCTTCACCCAATTTACAAGCTTCTGCAGCCTCATTTTCGTGACACTATGAATGTAAATGCAGTAGCTAGGCAGATTCTCATTAATGCTGGTGGAATACTAGAGAACACAGTCTTTCCTGCAAAGTATTCCATGGAATGGTCGTCTGTTATTTACAAAAACAGCTGGGTTTTTCCTGAACAAGCACTCCCCAAGGATCTAATCAAAAGGTAACAATCTCATCACAGAAGGGATTTATATAGAGAAAGTACTAGAACAATGTGATAACTTTCCTATTTCTGTGTTTAGAGGAATGGCAGTTGAGGATTCAAGTGCCTCACACGGTGTGCGGTTACTAATAGAGGACTATCCATATGCTGCTGATGGGCTTGAAATCTGGTCTGCAATCAGAACATGGGTGGAAGAGTATTGCTCCTTCTACTTCAAATCTGATGAAATGGTTAAAAAGGACTCAGAACTCCAGTCCTGGTGGAAAGAACTCCGAGAAGAGGGTCATGGCAACAAGAAAGATGAGCCTTGGTGGCCTAAAATGCAGACTGTCGAAGAGCTTATAGAATCATGCACCATTATCATATGGACTGCTTCAGCCTACCATGCAGCCATCAATTTTGGGCAGTACCCCTATGGAGGATACCCTGCAAACCGCCCCAGCATAAGCAGGCGGTTCATGCCGAAGAAAGGCACTCCTGAGTACAAGCAACTCGAAAAGTTCCCCGAAAAGGCCTTCTTGGAAACAGTTACACCTCGGCTGCAGAGCCTTCTTGGCATGGCCTCCATTGAGATATTGTCAAGGCATTCGGCTGATGAGATTTACTTGGGGCAGAGAGACAGTCAAGAATGGACAACAGACACCAAAGTCTTGCAAGCATCGGAGAATTTCAGAAACAAGCTCAAAGCAGCTGGGGAAAGAGTGACAAAGATGAACAAGGATGACAAGTTGAAGAACCGGACTGGACCTGCTAAGATGCCTTACACTTTGCTCTATCCTAGTAGCGAACCTGGACTTACCTGCAAGGGGATTCCTAACAGTGTCTCAATCTAGGCTAGTGTCCCCTGTAGTGTGATTATCACATAAGTTTCTTAGCATGATTCTCTTAGATTTTGCATTGGTTTGAGAATAATATCCAGGAATTTTTCATGTTTCTCAGGATGAAAATGGCTTTATTATGTGATGAGAGGAATTAAAAGGTGCCTCAATTGCCCCAATTTACCTGCCATACATATTGGAACCTGGCTATTTCTGGAAACacaattgaataaaaacaatCCAGCAACATGCAGCGAAAATCAGACAAAATCTATACACTTTTGACTACTGACTTCATTCATAACAGTTCTCTAAATTCATTCATAACCGTTCATAACAGTACTCTAAAGCATCCCAAGTTCAAAACAGTTATGCATTGTCGGAAAACCTCCAGGCGGGCCGTCCAGTCTCGCCTCCAGTGGTTGAGTAGTGGTGTCGAATTCGGAAAAGTAGTGCCTAGTGGCTAATAAATAGGACAGAAGATGAGATACATGCTGAAAGGGTGTCCGAATTCTCTTGTTATCTTTGAAATCCAACCCATCAGCCTTGAAATCAAACCCATCAGCTCTGCGGATTCTTGAGTTTGTGTATTTTTGGAGTTGGTCTGCTCATCTCCACTCTGAGCTGGGTTGGGATCATCTTGCCGATACCTCTCATTTCGAACGTGTAAAAGAAAacgagagaaagaagaaaaaaattgggtATGGGTGGCTCATCTTCCTCATCCATTTATTTCCTTTCGGAAGGGGAGAATGGAAGGAGCGGTAGTTACACTTAAACAGACACTCCAACCTGAATCTTTGTATCCTCTACCTCTTCTCAACTCCGCGTTCTCTGCATTTCCTAATTTTCCAACTCAGGACTGAGAGAACCAAACGGCAAGAAGATGGAGGTAGGAATGAAATGAGAAAGAcggccctatatatatatatagagtaaAACCCTAAAGAGCAAATATACCAAAAGAACCCTAATATTCAGAAGTATAAACTATAACACCATTGAAGGGTCAAAGTTATGATGACATTTTTCTGCAATACTTGACTTGACCGCCCTGGTTTGGTCTTGATCAGAATCCTGTAAAAGTATGTTCTTCAAGCTAGCTTTGACTGAAAGCTTTGGAACTTGGTTGGTTTTGAATTTCAAACATGTTACTTATATTTGTTCCACCATCAAAGGGAATCATATATTTAAGGTATTGAACTTGCCTTATAAAATATGAACATCATCTCATCAaaactttttttgtttgtttgagaAAGGCAATATATTATAAACAAGAAACCAAAATTACAAATCATGGACACTGATAGattcatattttcatatattattaTACCCTTAAATGTTAGATTATTTGGTTAATTCTTGCTAAATATAAGTCATTTACTTAATGTTTTGTATTTTATAGGTCGAACTGGAAAAGAATGATTATGAGCTTAAATtgatattgaattgcttattaAGCTTTGGCCCGTACGTGCTATCATGAGATTAATGAAGAATTGGAGTTTGTTGTCGCACAATCTAGCTAGAGGCAATTATGTGGCTGACTTGAAGTCAAGAATGAGttggataaaaaaaaaacataaaaagccCAAGATGGAAAAAAGGTCCAGAGAAGAAAAACAGCATATAGAGAGGAGGATGCGAGCTGCTGGGACGGACGgggggaaaaagaaaaaaacctaagacgaaaagaagaagaggccgcAGCAACGCACAGAGGAAAAAGGAGAAGCTTTCTCCATCGCTGGACAAGGGGTTCCCTATTCTCCCATTGTTTGTTCTATGCTTTCTTTCCTCCTAGTCTTGTTTTCCATTGTTATGGATTGCTAAACTCTTTAGCTAGGGCTGAGATGAAGCCCCTAGTATGATTACCTTGTTTGCTAGTTAATTTCCATTGGGCTTCCAGATTTCTATGCTAATAAACTCTTAATCATTGTTTCAATAGAACTTTTATTCAGAATCCTTGTTTGGGATCAATAAGAACATGGGTTTTGCTTATTGGTTATTGGGTTTGAGAATATGAGACTTGATCAATGAGTTGATGTTGTCTAAGGTGCCAAAAGATAATTTATCTTATGATTACAGAGTTGTGAATTAAGATTATAAGGGCTTGATCATagtcattattattattcgcatgatttccttgttcttgTGTGTTTATTGGAGTTGAACATGATTTACTTGAACCTGATCATAGAGTGAAGTAAAACATAGTTTGATTACTTGAGTTCTGTACTGGATCAATAAgtaagaattcatatttttaagAACTTTGGCATTTGTCCGGGATCAAGAAGGCTTATGTACAGGAATCATTAGCATATAATTCTGGGAATTCATGGTTGTTAACTAGAGGGTCGGGTATGAGTATTAGGTGGTGGATTCGATGCTTTAGCCTTTTCATAATTGTTCTTTGTCAATTAGTTAGTTTACTATTCATTCTTAGTTTGTAGTGTTTTACTTCTTGTTATAAatcaatcatcatcatcaaagaaACTCAGTATAGCATTTGTGACAGTACTAAGTTGTTTCAACTAGTCCTTGTGGGATCGACCTTGTACTTGCACTTCTATTTTACAATTGATTCGTGCACTTGCGAGTAACATATTAAAACGAACAACAGACACCTGGACAAAACCCCACACCTAGGAAGCACGGAAGCGCTCACTCACCCACGATTCgcgcttccgaagcggaagCGAAGCGAAATCGTGTTCCCGTGAAAATGAGTTTTTCGAATCGCAGCGGAAGCGCCCGATTCCAAATCGGAAGCTTGACGACGGCGGTTATGGAGGAAGCGTGGGCATATTTGCCTTAAAAAAGCACAACCACTAAATCCGATCGGAGGAAAGAACCTCTGGGTTTGATCTAAGGTTTGAGGAAAGAACCTCTTACAATCAAGAACGAAATCGTCTTGATCACGAATCCAATTCTTGATTACTAATCCTTGATTGCGATTCCAATTATTCTTAACTCTCCATGACATCAAAACATAGTTCTTACCTTCTAAATCTGAGAATCTGGGACTTGGAAAAGTGAATTAGAGCAGGAGAGAAGATAAAGATGAAGAGGGGAGGGTTTATGTAAAAGTGAATTATAGTCCTGCAAAAGCCGCTGCTCCAAGTCGCCGAGAGAACTCCTCCCTCTGCGAAAATGTCGTCGCACAAGACCTTCATCATCAAGAAGAAGCTGGGGAAGAAGATGAGGCAGAACATGCCCATCCCTCACTGGATCCGCATGAGGACTGACAACACCATCAGGTACAACGCTAAGCGCATGCACTGGCGCCACACCAAGCTCAGATTATAAGGTGGATGGTTGTTGCTGCTTTGGAATTGAGCTTTATTACGCTTTTTTAAGGTTTAATTCGAGAGAATAGACTTGGTAATCTTGAATGTTTATCAATTATGAACACTTTGTGATAGTCCCATAGTATCGTGATGGATTTGTAGTTTCATTTGTATTTTGAGTAATGGGATGGACCCACTTTTGCAtcattgaaaaaaaagaagaaaaaaaaggagaaaatggTTTCTTTCGTTTCTATACCCAGTAGTGTTTGTAGCTACCCTCAGTATTGGGTAATagtttttttacaaaaaaaaattattgaccTTTGGCTCATAGGTGGATTAGAATGATGTTTACTTTCTTTAACTGAACTCTAATAATAACTCTAACTCTAACAATATCATaatgcatatatttttttcttgtagATATCTTCTATTTTGACcacttttaatatatatatatatatatatatatattgatttattCTAACGCTTCCAATACGTACCCGATTccaaaaaatttataaaaaaaaacgctttcgcgtttccaaacgcttcgcttccacgtacccgcactcgattccatgcagcctagTCCCACAATCATCCCTATCTAAAAACTAGTGATTACAATTGACAAGAACCTAGAGGATTCAACTGTAACCTAATCTATTCTAGAAGCATTTGATACCTCCTTACGATCAATTTCAAGAAGAAAACCGCTCCATCAGGTACTATATACCAAAATCACCAGTATATATGCAGAGACAATCATCCTTATTACATTAACAACAAGAATTAACCAACTATAAAATGGTTCTTAGAAAAAACACCATAACCATAGCACACTCAGCGACACGACCAACACCCAAACTTCACCATAACCTTTACTCAAAGAGAAGAGACAACATGACAACAACCCTAgacatactacaaaccctaaAACAATAAGGCCAGAGAACTGAAAATAAGCATATGGCCCAGGCCATACCCAAAAAAGAGCTCAGCCCAAGCCACCCAAATCGGAGTCGCAAGGGTCCGCCGCCCACAAAATCGAACCTGACAGATGACCGGGATCTAGATGCCGCTCCGCCATGCCGACAT contains:
- the LOC126797553 gene encoding probable linoleate 9S-lipoxygenase 5; this translates as MLHFKFHHSPPLSLIRTPVGARLSSAVAVNGRPLLLTGSLSVTNVKRRSWPLTVSATRSSQSTTTIDPQSAANNIKGTVVLMKKNLLELNDLKASFIDRVHELLGKAVSLRLVSAVNTDPANGNRGRVGKAAYLENWITKFTPLTAAECAFEVNFDWDEKLGVPGAFIIKNEHGSEFYLKSVTLENVPGEGKLHFDCNSWVYPAKKYKKDRVFFTNKTYLSSETPVGLKKLREEELVTLRGDDVKKGELKEWDRIYDYAYYNDLGSPDKGEKYARPILGGSDEFPYPRRGRTGRAATKKDPKSESPMPLIESIFIYVPRDEKFGHLKMSDLIAYALKSISQILKPDELATLLGHQKEFSSLDDVLKLYEGGVELPEGLLKFVRSTTPAETVKELFRTDGERLLKFPVPQVIKEDKTAWRTDEEFAREMLAGLNPVSIRRLQEFPPASKLDPNVYGDQTSKITKEHIADKLDGLSIDEAINKNKLFILDHHDSLMPYLERINSTSVKGYASRTLLFLKNDGTLKPVAIELSLPNTGGVGCTSEVYTPSSQGVESHIWQLAKAYVAINDSGYHQLVSHWLRTHAVTEPVIIATNRQLSVLHPIYKLLQPHFRDTMNVNAVARQILINAGGILENTVFPAKYSMEWSSVIYKNSWVFPEQALPKDLIKRGMAVEDSSASHGVRLLIEDYPYAADGLEIWSAIRTWVEEYCSFYFKSDEMVKKDSELQSWWKELREEGHGNKKDEPWWPKMQTVEELIESCTIIIWTASAYHAAINFGQYPYGGYPANRPSISRRFMPKKGTPEYKQLEKFPEKAFLETVTPRLQSLLGMASIEILSRHSADEIYLGQRDSQEWTTDTKVLQASENFRNKLKAAGERVTKMNKDDKLKNRTGPAKMPYTLLYPSSEPGLTCKGIPNSVSI
- the LOC126799814 gene encoding 60S ribosomal protein L39-1-like, coding for MSSHKTFIIKKKLGKKMRQNMPIPHWIRMRTDNTIRYNAKRMHWRHTKLRL